The DNA region ATATATAGCGTTGTAGTGTACTTTGTGGCCGCCATAATCCATATACTACTTAAAAGTAGTGTTAAAAGTGGCCGGTTACTAGTTATTACCAGCGCTATAACTTCAAGTCCATTTACGATTTTCATGGCAGTAGGACTAACGCAAATTGTGATAAGCTGCCTGCCATTTACTCAATATATACATTTTGCTACCGTACTAATTACAACACTGTAACGTGAACTGTAGTTTATATGGAAATACCATGTCAGGAAGGTAAGCTAAAACACTTTTGCCCCATTCCTTCTCAGCGCTAAAGTCTAATCACAATCTGCAATTGTAAGTTTACCTTACCTGTAGTTATCCGAGAGAGTGTCGACGTAAGCTTTTTAAAAATTATGCGTCATCTTGCAATCTAGTGCTCAACACACCTCACTAAGCTATTGATTATCGGTTATAATAAGTAGATTTTTATCCATTAATTAAATTGTAGAAATGAATATTGAATTTTTATCGAATGACTTTGAAAAGGTCAGTTACTTAAGTAACTTGCTTACTAGCCACGCTACTGGTGGAGATGCTGATAATTCCGAATATATTCAGCTTCGTCATGAATTACTAAAAGATTCCACTTTAGCACCAATGCTCCCAGGTTGGTTGAAGCTCCACAGAGACCTGGGTTCATTTTGGGGGTTCATCAAAAATAAGTTTGGTACTTATGCGGAAAGGCGTACTTATCTCTCTGAAGAATTTGCACCTGTTTGTAATTTCTTGGAGTTTGGCGATACACCTACTTTAAAATCAACGGAACCACCATTTAAGACTCAACAGCATATGCCGCAAAGTTCATTTCTAGTTACAGAAGTAAAACCTAAGAAAGACAAAGTGTTTATCGTGCATGGACGCGATAATGAAGCGAAACAAGAAGTAGCAAGATTTGTCGATAGCGTAGGTTTAACTCCAATTATCCTTCATGAGCAAGCAAGTGGAGGCAAAACTATTATTGAAAAAATTGAGCACTATGCTGATGAAGTCGGGTTTGCTTTGGTTCTCTATACGGCTTGTGACCTTGGTCGAGGCATTCATGAGACAAAAGTTCATCCTAAGCAACGAGCAAGGCAGAATGTTGTTTTTGAACATGGTTACCTAATGGCCAAATTAGATCGAGGAAATGTTTGTGCTCTCGTTAAAGGCGACATCGAAACTCCAAATGATATCAGTGGTGTTGTATATGTAGATCTTGATGTGGCAGGCGCATGGAAAACTGAGGTAGCTCAAGAACTTAAAGCCAGTGGTTATACCCTAAAAGAGTTTTTCTAGTTCATTTTAAGGTACGTTCAACAATACTTTTCTGGTGC from Vibrio chagasii includes:
- a CDS encoding TIR domain-containing protein; amino-acid sequence: MNIEFLSNDFEKVSYLSNLLTSHATGGDADNSEYIQLRHELLKDSTLAPMLPGWLKLHRDLGSFWGFIKNKFGTYAERRTYLSEEFAPVCNFLEFGDTPTLKSTEPPFKTQQHMPQSSFLVTEVKPKKDKVFIVHGRDNEAKQEVARFVDSVGLTPIILHEQASGGKTIIEKIEHYADEVGFALVLYTACDLGRGIHETKVHPKQRARQNVVFEHGYLMAKLDRGNVCALVKGDIETPNDISGVVYVDLDVAGAWKTEVAQELKASGYTLKEFF